A single region of the Acanthopagrus latus isolate v.2019 chromosome 11, fAcaLat1.1, whole genome shotgun sequence genome encodes:
- the LOC119028699 gene encoding urokinase-type plasminogen activator-like: MFIHCELIILSLALALHGKVHSARIIGGHEAVPHSRPYMAIVMGKGGTRNFCDGFLLNKNFVMTAAHCQDRSYEVLLGVHDVRKSNDAQRVSVEQAFPHEGYNATTYENDIMLLKLSSEATFTQNVEPIALAERKGDSLPKSCLVSGWGRTSENDQYMSDVLMEVNVTLINDERCESENLFCSTGNKGTGQGDSGGPLVCEDGKAYGVVSHTYRAKDGQVFYSYAKIPDHKNWVYLTIKNAKHIRTYVVSEVRHSSSVAGLECNLTMFSHCELVLLILALTLDRQVHTGEIIGGKEAVPHSRPYMVIVEKRTENNSKPKMCDGFLVNEEFVLTAAHCKAESYKVWLGVHNYHNQSGVENVSVEQAFPHENYSQLTYRNDIMLLKLSYKVKFNKNVKGIALADEGDSPPKSCLVSGWGKTSENNEYGSDVLMEVNVTLVDDEQCAESNWYCSVGETGPGQGDSGSPLICEGGKAYGVVSFMTKSQDSDPTYVFTKIPDYRSWINSTIEHHKKKMMTD, from the exons ATGTTCATCCACTGTGAGCTGATAATACTGAGTCTTGCACTGGCTCTTCATGGCAAGG TTCATTCAGCAAGAATCATTGGAGGCCATGAGGCTGTGCCGCACAGCAGGCCATACATGGCGATTGTGATGGGGAAGGGCGGTACAAGAAATTTCTGCGATGGCTTCCTTCTGAATAAGAATTTTGTGATGACTGCAGCCCACTGCCAGGACAG atcCTATGAAGTTCTCCTAGGAGTTCACGATGTCCGTAAAAGTAATGATGCACAGCGAGTGTCAGTGGAACAAGCATTCCCACATGAAGGCTATAATGCAACTACCTATGAAAATGACATAATGCTTCTTAAG CTGAGCTCCGAGGCAACCTTCACCCAAAACGTGGAACCCATCGCTCTCGCAGAACGAAAAGGTGACTCTCTGCCAAAATCATGTCTCGTCTCTGGCTGGGGAAGAACATCAGAGAACGACCAATACATGTCTGACGTTCTCATGGAAGTCAACGTAACACTCATCAATGACGAGAGGTGTGAATCTGAAAACTTGTTCTGCTCTACGGGAAACAAAGGAACGGGTCAA GGAGACTCTGGTGGTCCACTGGTCTGCGAGGATGGAAAGGCATACGGGGTGGTGTCCCACACCTACAGAGCAAAAGATGGACAGGTCTTCTATTCTTATGCTAAGATCCCTGACCACAAAAATTGGGTATATCTGACCAtcaaaaatgca AAGCATATAAGAACTTATGTTGTCAGTGAGGTGCGCCACAGCTCTTCAGTAGCTGGACTGGAGTGCAACCTCACCATGTTCAGCCACTGTGAACTGGTGCTACTGATACTTGCACTGACTCTTGATCGCCAAg TTCATACAGGGGAAATCATCGGAGGCAAAGAGGCTGTGCCACATAGCAGGCCATACATGGTGATTGTGGAGAAGCGAACTGAGAataactcaaaaccaaaaatgtgtGATGGCTTCCTTGTGAACGAAGAGTTTGTGTTGACTGCAGCCCATTGCAAGGCCGA GTCCTACAAAGTCTGGCTGGGAGTTCACAATTACCATAACCAAAGTGGGGTAGAGAATGTGTCTGTGGAACAAGCATTTCCACATGAAAACTACAGTCAACTAACTTACCGCAATGACATAATGCTTCTCAAg TTGAGCTACAAGGTGAAgttcaacaaaaatgtgaaaggcATCGCTCTCGCAGACGAAGGTGACTCTCCGCCAAAATCATGTCTAGTCTCTGGCTGGGGAAAAACTTCTGAGAACAATGAATATGGGTCTGATGTTCTCATGGAAGTCAATGTAACACTCGTTGACGATGAGCAGTGTGCTGAGAGTAACTGGTACTGCTCTGTGGGAGAAACAGGGCCGGGCCAA GGAGACTCTGGTAGTCCACTGATCTGCGAGGGTGGAAAGGCATACGGGGTGGTGTCCTTCATGACCAAATCACAAGACTCGGATCCTACCTATGTCTTCACAAAGATTCCTGACTACAGAAGCTGGATCAATTCAACAATTgaacatcataaaaaaaaaatgatgactgACTGA